A region from the Triticum urartu cultivar G1812 chromosome 1, Tu2.1, whole genome shotgun sequence genome encodes:
- the LOC125528567 gene encoding aspartic proteinase NANA, chloroplast-like, whose product MARCGVAVLVLILLVCVAAAAAGGRDHHHRRGSRASARLQLVPAAPGASLAERARDDRHRHAYISRRLASSASSSRRRAAETSTAPGPEASAFAMPLTSGAYTGTGQYFVKFRVGTPAQPFVLVADTGSDLTWVKCRGASSPSAASPSGSPRVFRPADSKSWAPFPCSSDTCKSYVPFSLANCSAGTAPCAYDYRYKDNSSARGVVGTDAATVALSGSSGGGADRKAKLQQVVLGCTTSYDGQSFQASDGVLSLGNSNISFAARAAARFGGRFSYCLVDHLAPRNTSSYLTFGPDANGAASSSRTPLLLDAQVAPFYAVTVDAVSVAGEALDIPAEVWDVKKSGGAILDSGTSLTILATPAYKAVVAALSKQLAGVPRVTMDPFEYCYNWTATSTPPAVPKLEVRFAGSARLQPPTKSYVIDAAPGVKCIGLQEGVWPGVSVIGNILQQEHLWEFDLANRWLRFKESRCAQ is encoded by the exons atggCCCGTTGTGGGGTCGCCGTTCTCGTGCTGATCCTGCTCGTCTGTGTCGCTGCGGCGGCCGCTGGCGGTAGGGATCACCACCACCGGCGGGGCAGCAGGGCGTCGGCGCGGCTGCAGCTGGTGCCCGCCGCCCCGGGCGCGTCGCTGGCCGAGCGCGCGCGGGACGACCGGCACCGGCACGCCTACATCTCCCGGAGGCTGGCGTCGTCGGCGTCGTCTAGCCGGCGGCGCGCGGCCGAGACGTCGACGGCCCCGGGGCCGGAGGCGTCGGCGTTCGCGATGCCGCTGACGTCGGGCGCGTACACGGGCACGGGGCAGTACTTCGTGAAGTTCCGCGTGGGCACCCCCGCGCAGCCCTTCGTGCTCGTCGCCGACACCGGCAGCGACCTCACCTGGGTCAAGTGCCGCGGCGCGTCCTCGCCGTCGGCCGCGTCCCCGTCGGGCTCGCCGCGCGTGTTCCGGCCCGCCGACTCCAAGTCTTGGGCGCCCTTCCCGTGCTCCTCCGACACGTGCAAGTCCTACGtccccttctccctcgccaaCTGCTCCGCCGGCACCGCCCCCTGCGCCTACGACTACAG GTACAAGGACAACTCGTCGGCCCGCGGCGTGGTGGGCACGGACGCGGCCACCGTCGCGCTGTCCGGctccagcggcggcggcgcggacagGAAGGCCAAGCTGCAGCAGGTGGTGCTGGGCTGCACCACCTCCTACGACGGCCAGAGCTTCCAGGCCTCCGACGGCGTGCTCAGCCTCGGCAACAGCAACATCTCCttcgccgcccgcgccgccgcgcgCTTCGGCGGCCGCTTCTCCTACTGCCTCGTCGACCACCTCGCCCCGCGCAACACCTCCAGCTACCTCACCTTCGGCCCCGACGCCAACGGCGCCGCTTCATCGTCGAGGACGCCGCTGCTGCTCGACGCCCAGGTGGCCCCGTTCTACGCCGTCACGGTCGACGCCGTCTCCGTCGCCGGGGAGGCCCTCGACATCCCCGCCGAGGTGTGGGACGTCAAAAAGAGCGGCGGCGCCATCCTCGACTCCGGCACCAGCCTGACCATCCTCGCCACCCCGGCGTACAAGGCCGTCGTGGCCGCGCTGAGCAAGCAGCTCGCGGGAGTGCCGCGGGTGACCATGGACCCGTTCGAGTACTGCTACAACTGGACGGCCACGAGCACGCCGCCGGCCGTCCCGAAGCTGGAGGTGCGGTTCGCCGGGTCGGCGCGGCTCCAGCCGCCGACCAAGAGCTACGTCATCGACGCGGCGCCCGGCGTCAAGTGCATCGGGCTGCAGGAGGGCGTGTGGCCCGGGGTGTCCGTCATCGGCAACATCCTGCAGCAGGAGCACCTCTGGGAGTTCGACCTCGCCAACCGCTGGCTTAGGTTTAAGGAGAGCCGTTGTGCACAGTAA